The Actinomycetota bacterium genome has a segment encoding these proteins:
- the mgrA gene encoding L-glyceraldehyde 3-phosphate reductase translates to MTFVPAAERYRSMQYRRTGRSGLLLPAVSLGLWHNFGTERPLETQRAIIRRAFDLGVTHFDLANNYGPPYGSAEENFGRILASDLRAYRDELIISTKAGYDMWPGPYGDWGSRKYLLASLDQSLARMGLEYVDIFYSHRHDPDTPLEETLGALDSAVRQGKALYVGVSSYSAGRTREAVSVLRELGTPLLIHQPSYSMFNRWIEEELLDVLGDEGVGCIVFSPLAQGLLTDRYLEGVPPDSRVATGGAMSQGMLSEENLTRVRALDSIAKRRRQALAQMALAWTLRDARVTSTLIGASSVDQLEENVAALENLSFSDEELAEIDQHATESGINLWERSSAD, encoded by the coding sequence ATGACGTTCGTCCCGGCGGCCGAGCGGTACAGATCGATGCAGTACCGTCGCACGGGCCGGAGCGGCTTGCTTCTTCCTGCCGTCTCGCTCGGCCTGTGGCACAACTTCGGCACCGAACGGCCGCTTGAGACGCAGCGCGCGATCATCCGCCGCGCGTTCGACCTCGGGGTCACGCACTTCGACCTGGCGAACAACTACGGCCCTCCGTACGGATCGGCCGAGGAGAACTTCGGGCGGATCCTGGCGTCCGACCTCCGGGCGTACCGCGACGAGCTGATCATCTCGACGAAGGCCGGCTACGACATGTGGCCCGGGCCGTACGGCGATTGGGGTTCGCGGAAGTACCTGTTGGCCAGCTTGGACCAGAGCCTCGCGCGGATGGGACTCGAGTACGTCGACATCTTCTACTCGCACAGGCACGACCCGGACACGCCGCTCGAGGAGACGCTCGGCGCCTTGGATTCTGCGGTTCGGCAGGGCAAGGCGCTGTACGTGGGTGTGTCTTCCTACTCGGCCGGGCGAACGCGGGAGGCTGTGAGTGTGTTGCGCGAGCTCGGGACGCCGCTCCTGATCCACCAGCCGTCGTATTCGATGTTCAACCGGTGGATCGAGGAAGAGCTGCTGGATGTGCTGGGCGACGAAGGCGTCGGGTGCATCGTGTTCTCCCCGCTCGCGCAGGGACTGTTGACCGATCGATACCTCGAAGGTGTGCCGCCTGACTCGCGCGTGGCCACGGGCGGCGCCATGTCGCAAGGCATGCTCTCGGAGGAGAACCTGACCAGAGTGCGAGCGCTCGACTCGATCGCCAAGCGCCGGAGGCAGGCGCTCGCGCAGATGGCGCTGGCGTGGACGCTTCGAGATGCGCGGGTCACCTCGACGCTGATCGGTGCGAGTAGCGTGGATCAGCTCGAGGAGAACGTCGCCGCGCTCGAGAACCTGTCGTTCTCCGACGAGGAGCTCGCCGAGATCGATCAGCACGCCACGGAGAGCGGGATCAACCTCTGGGAGCGTTCGAGCGCGGACTGA